The Streptomyces sp. DH-12 genome has a window encoding:
- a CDS encoding AfsR/SARP family transcriptional regulator encodes MKIQVLGPLGAEVNGGSIVPTAGKPRQILALLALYPGRVVPVQTLLEELWGTQPPQSALTTLQTYILQLRRRLGTAMGPGAPTGAKDVLATRHGGYLLQIPEQSVDVHEYERLVSEGRSAFEAGETATAAESYRRALDLWDGRALVDVRLGPILEIEVMRLEESRLGAVERRIDADLQLARHCELLAELADLTARHPHHEGLHSQAMVALYRAGRQGAALESYRRLRLRLVEELGVEPSPQLQRLHQAMLTVDPLLDVAAGPRKTSTFDLFAA; translated from the coding sequence ATGAAGATTCAGGTTCTGGGTCCGTTGGGCGCCGAGGTCAACGGGGGCTCGATCGTTCCGACGGCTGGTAAGCCGCGGCAGATCCTGGCGCTGCTCGCGCTCTACCCGGGGCGCGTGGTGCCGGTGCAGACGCTCCTGGAGGAGTTGTGGGGGACCCAGCCCCCGCAGAGCGCGCTGACCACCCTGCAGACCTACATCCTCCAGCTGCGACGGCGGCTGGGCACGGCGATGGGGCCCGGCGCCCCGACCGGGGCGAAGGACGTGCTCGCCACCCGCCACGGCGGCTACCTGCTCCAGATTCCGGAGCAGAGCGTCGACGTGCACGAGTACGAGCGGTTGGTGTCGGAGGGCCGCTCGGCGTTCGAGGCGGGGGAGACCGCGACGGCGGCGGAGAGCTACCGGAGGGCCCTGGACCTGTGGGACGGGCGCGCGCTGGTCGACGTACGGCTCGGCCCGATCCTGGAGATCGAGGTCATGCGGTTGGAGGAGAGCAGACTCGGGGCCGTGGAGCGGCGGATAGACGCCGACCTCCAGCTCGCCCGTCACTGCGAACTCCTCGCGGAACTCGCCGACCTGACGGCTCGCCACCCGCACCACGAGGGCCTGCACTCGCAGGCCATGGTGGCGCTGTACCGGGCGGGGCGGCAGGGCGCCGCACTGGAGTCCTACCGGCGGTTGCGGCTGCGCCTCGTCGAGGAACTCGGTGTGGAGCCTTCGCCCCAGCTCCAGCGGCTTCACCAGGCCATGCTCACCGTGGACCCGCTGCTGGACGTCGCCGCGGGGCCGAGGAAGACCTCCACCTTCGACCTGTTCGCAGCCTGA